One part of the Pseudomonas leptonychotis genome encodes these proteins:
- the zipA gene encoding cell division protein ZipA, producing the protein MEFGLREWLIVIGIIVIAGILFDGWRRMRGGKGKLKFKLDRSFSNLPDDDSDPDLLSPPRVIDRSHEPAFDEEDLPSLSARELNRRRSGEPQQGDLNLGQDEPVPTLLNPVDDEVVKPASHDKESARELPPVEEVLVINVIARDEEGFKGPALLQNILESGLRFGEMDIFHRHESMAGNGEVLFSMANALKPGTFDLDDIEGFSTRAVSFFLGLPGPRHPKQAFDVMVAAARKLAHELNGELKDDQRSVMTAQTIEHYRQRIVEYERKQLTNKR; encoded by the coding sequence ATGGAATTCGGTCTGCGTGAGTGGCTGATAGTCATCGGCATTATTGTGATTGCAGGCATCTTGTTTGATGGCTGGCGGCGGATGCGCGGTGGCAAAGGTAAGCTCAAATTCAAGCTCGACCGTAGTTTCTCTAACCTTCCGGATGACGACAGCGACCCTGACTTACTCAGCCCTCCGCGGGTTATCGATCGCAGCCATGAGCCGGCTTTTGATGAAGAGGATCTGCCTTCGCTGAGTGCGCGTGAATTGAATCGCCGCCGCAGCGGCGAGCCGCAGCAGGGTGACTTGAACCTGGGCCAAGATGAACCGGTGCCTACTTTGCTTAATCCGGTTGATGACGAGGTGGTTAAGCCTGCCAGTCATGACAAAGAAAGTGCTCGGGAATTGCCGCCGGTTGAAGAAGTCCTGGTAATTAATGTTATCGCCCGCGATGAAGAGGGCTTCAAAGGCCCGGCGCTATTACAAAACATTCTGGAAAGTGGTCTGCGCTTTGGTGAGATGGATATTTTCCACCGTCACGAGAGCATGGCCGGCAATGGTGAAGTGCTGTTCTCCATGGCCAATGCATTGAAACCCGGTACGTTTGATCTGGATGACATTGAAGGCTTTAGCACCCGCGCGGTGAGCTTCTTCCTCGGTTTGCCGGGGCCGCGTCATCCCAAGCAGGCGTTTGATGTAATGGTCGCCGCGGCGCGTAAGTTGGCCCATGAGCTCAATGGCGAGTTGAAGGATGACCAGCGTAGCGTGATGACCGCACAAACCATCGAGCATTACCGCCAGCGCATTGTGGAATATGAGCGTAAGCAATTGACCAACAAGCGCTGA
- the ligA gene encoding NAD-dependent DNA ligase LigA: MTDASTATQRIVQLRAELDGHNYRYHVLDQPSIPDAEYDRLFRELQALESQYPQLVTPESPTQRVGAEALSAFGEVRHEIPMLSLGNAFEEEDLRAFDRSVQAGLGLKGGDLFGAGVEVEYSCEPKLDGLAVSLRYENGQLVRGATRGDGSTGEDISSNVRTIRNVPLKLQGEGWPQILEVRGEVFMPKAGFEELNARQAESAGKTFANPRNAAAGSLRQLDPKITASRPLEFCCYGVGQVSGEISSTQVGMLEQLKAWGIPISRELKLAKGVQACLDYYRDIGERRMALAYDIDGVVFKVNNIEDQQQLGFRARTPHWAIANKFPAQEELTELLDVEFQVGRTGAVTPVARLKPVKVAGVIVANATLHNMDEVARLGLMIGDTVIIRRAGDVIPQVMQVVLERRPADAKPVLIPESCPVCGSHVERTQLVKRSKGKETFSEGSVYRCVGRLACGAQLKQAIIHFVSRRAMDIEGLGDKTIEQLVDEALITSPADLYTLAYEQIINLEGFAEVSSNKLLQAIADSKKPTLARFIYALGIPDVGEETAKVLGRSLASLERVQQALPEVLTYLPDVGLEVAHEIHSFFADSHNQQVIAALLSSDECGLQLQEQGELSAEFSASATLAGMLDKLNIPSVGPGGAQKLADKFVSLDAVLAADWLDMRQALPEKQANAVREFFAVTANAERARAIEAQLKAFGMHWHSEKKVVEGLPLAGQTWVLTGSLEIMSRDIAKEKLESLGAKVAGSVSAKTSCVVAGPGAGSKLAKASELGVRVIDEAQFVLALAGYGL; encoded by the coding sequence ATGACCGACGCCTCGACTGCTACCCAGCGCATTGTGCAACTGCGTGCCGAACTGGATGGCCATAACTACCGTTATCACGTACTCGATCAGCCGAGCATTCCCGACGCCGAATATGATCGCCTGTTCCGTGAGTTGCAGGCGTTGGAGAGCCAATACCCGCAGCTGGTGACCCCTGAGTCGCCCACCCAGCGCGTCGGCGCTGAGGCGCTCAGCGCTTTTGGTGAGGTGCGCCATGAGATCCCTATGCTCAGCCTGGGTAATGCGTTCGAGGAAGAAGACCTGCGCGCGTTTGATCGCAGTGTGCAGGCTGGGCTGGGCTTGAAAGGCGGCGATTTGTTCGGCGCGGGTGTCGAGGTCGAATACAGCTGCGAACCGAAATTGGACGGTCTGGCCGTCAGCCTGCGTTACGAGAACGGTCAACTGGTGCGTGGTGCCACGCGTGGCGACGGCAGCACGGGCGAAGATATCAGCAGCAATGTGCGCACCATCCGTAACGTGCCGCTCAAGCTACAGGGCGAGGGCTGGCCGCAGATACTCGAAGTGCGTGGCGAGGTATTTATGCCCAAGGCAGGGTTCGAGGAGCTCAATGCCCGTCAGGCCGAGAGCGCCGGTAAGACCTTTGCCAACCCACGTAATGCGGCAGCCGGCAGCCTGCGCCAGCTTGATCCGAAGATCACTGCCAGTCGCCCCTTGGAATTCTGCTGCTATGGCGTAGGCCAAGTCAGCGGCGAAATCTCGAGCACTCAGGTTGGCATGCTTGAACAGCTCAAGGCCTGGGGTATTCCCATTAGCCGCGAACTGAAACTGGCCAAAGGCGTGCAGGCTTGTCTGGATTACTACCGAGATATTGGCGAACGGCGCATGGCCCTCGCTTATGACATCGACGGTGTAGTGTTCAAGGTCAATAACATTGAAGACCAGCAGCAACTGGGTTTTCGCGCGCGCACGCCGCATTGGGCGATAGCCAATAAGTTTCCGGCCCAGGAGGAGCTTACCGAGTTACTGGACGTGGAGTTTCAAGTCGGGCGTACCGGTGCCGTCACTCCAGTGGCGCGGCTCAAGCCAGTCAAAGTGGCTGGGGTGATCGTGGCCAACGCCACCCTGCATAACATGGATGAAGTCGCGCGCCTGGGTTTGATGATTGGCGATACGGTGATTATCCGCCGCGCGGGTGATGTGATTCCGCAGGTGATGCAGGTGGTACTTGAACGTCGGCCAGCGGATGCCAAGCCCGTGCTGATCCCTGAAAGCTGTCCGGTGTGTGGCTCGCATGTCGAGCGCACGCAGTTAGTCAAACGCAGCAAGGGTAAAGAAACCTTTAGTGAGGGTTCTGTGTACCGCTGTGTCGGCCGTTTGGCCTGCGGTGCTCAGCTCAAGCAGGCGATCATTCATTTTGTTTCGCGACGCGCGATGGATATCGAAGGGCTAGGCGACAAGACCATCGAGCAGCTGGTCGATGAGGCGCTCATAACCTCGCCTGCAGACCTTTACACCCTGGCCTACGAACAGATTATCAACCTGGAGGGCTTTGCCGAGGTTTCCAGCAACAAGCTGCTGCAGGCCATCGCTGACAGCAAGAAACCCACATTGGCACGGTTTATTTACGCCCTCGGCATTCCCGATGTCGGTGAGGAGACTGCCAAGGTGCTGGGCCGCTCACTGGCATCGTTGGAGCGGGTTCAGCAAGCCCTGCCAGAAGTGCTGACCTATCTGCCGGATGTTGGTCTGGAGGTGGCGCATGAGATCCATAGCTTCTTTGCCGACAGCCATAACCAGCAGGTTATCGCCGCTTTGCTGTCCAGCGATGAATGCGGGCTGCAATTACAGGAACAGGGCGAGCTTAGCGCCGAGTTCAGTGCCAGCGCGACGCTGGCAGGGATGCTCGACAAGCTGAATATTCCGTCTGTGGGCCCAGGTGGTGCGCAGAAGCTGGCGGATAAGTTTGTCAGCCTTGACGCCGTGCTGGCGGCTGACTGGCTGGACATGCGCCAAGCCCTGCCTGAGAAGCAGGCCAATGCGGTGCGCGAATTTTTTGCAGTAACCGCCAATGCCGAGCGCGCCCGCGCGATTGAGGCTCAGCTCAAGGCGTTTGGTATGCATTGGCACAGTGAAAAAAAGGTTGTCGAAGGGTTACCACTGGCCGGGCAGACCTGGGTGCTGACGGGCAGTCTGGAGATTATGAGCCGTGATATAGCCAAGGAAAAACTGGAAAGCTTGGGGGCCAAAGTGGCAGGGTCGGTATCGGCGAAAACCAGTTGCGTGGTGGCGGGGCCGGGGGCGGGTTCGAAGCTGGCAAAGGCCAGTGAGTTAGGTGTGCGGGTGATTGATGAGGCGCAGTTTGTGTTAGCCCTGGCAGGCTACGGCCTCTAA
- a CDS encoding TRL-like family protein gives MLKKIALTAGLVTLLSGCASGLSPVSVGLITDVKGPITATTAAGGKTGTACATTIIGLINKGDASIAAAKANGNIGTIATADYHTKGFYPFFGETCVNVTGN, from the coding sequence ATGTTGAAGAAAATTGCTCTGACTGCTGGCCTGGTTACTCTGCTGAGCGGTTGCGCATCTGGCCTGTCGCCAGTCAGCGTTGGTCTGATCACCGACGTTAAAGGCCCGATCACTGCCACTACCGCCGCCGGCGGCAAGACTGGTACTGCTTGCGCCACCACCATCATTGGTCTGATCAACAAAGGCGACGCATCCATTGCAGCTGCCAAGGCCAATGGCAACATCGGCACCATCGCTACCGCTGATTACCACACCAAAGGCTTCTACCCGTTCTTCGGCGAAACCTGCGTGAACGTAACCGGTAACTAA
- the queD gene encoding 6-carboxytetrahydropterin synthase QueD: MELFKEFMFEAAHLLPHVPPGHKCGRLHGHSFKVAVYIEGEVDPYTGWIRDFSEIKAIFKPLYEQLDHNYLNDIPGLENPTSEVLAKWIWQQLKPLLPELSRIRIHETCTSGCEYRGD; the protein is encoded by the coding sequence GTGGAATTGTTCAAAGAGTTTATGTTTGAGGCTGCACACCTTCTGCCGCACGTTCCGCCGGGCCACAAATGTGGGCGCCTGCACGGCCATTCATTCAAGGTGGCGGTGTATATCGAGGGTGAGGTTGATCCTTATACCGGCTGGATACGCGACTTCTCGGAGATCAAGGCGATCTTCAAGCCGCTCTATGAGCAGCTTGACCATAACTACCTGAATGATATTCCTGGCCTGGAAAACCCCACCAGTGAAGTGCTGGCCAAATGGATCTGGCAGCAACTCAAGCCGCTGCTACCTGAGCTGTCGCGTATCCGTATCCACGAAACCTGCACCAGCGGCTGCGAATACCGCGGCGACTGA
- a CDS encoding catalase family protein, with protein sequence MFKRFWLWLGRLLGKLLVLVLAIGLGGWAIGAAYYGWKFSGPVATEEQIPAGEAALTQSIIEDAIGVVEQHRDNTRVLRDAHAKAHGCMKAEVSVITDLDSDLQRGVFSEPGKTWQAWIRLSNGNAYPQFDRARDARGMAIKLLDVPGDKLTQSPQHAEEQDFVMFNHPSFFVRDVAEYKSNFAAQAAGQKVMAFFPSWDPRSWEIRHMIIALKTLSPAPETPVATTYNSIAPFKLGEHNIKYRVIPQPEACPHYQLPEQNHDLPNFLRNALYQQLSLDRIPACFALQVQRQNPDYYMPIEDPSVEWSEAISPFETVATLTVPAQDFDSREQNVACDNMSFNPWHALPEHRPIGGINRLRKAVYEAISIYRLERNQP encoded by the coding sequence ATGTTTAAACGATTCTGGCTCTGGCTCGGCCGCCTACTTGGCAAGCTATTGGTGCTCGTATTGGCTATCGGTCTTGGCGGTTGGGCCATCGGGGCAGCCTACTATGGCTGGAAGTTCTCCGGCCCGGTTGCCACTGAAGAACAGATCCCAGCCGGCGAAGCGGCACTGACCCAAAGCATCATTGAAGACGCCATCGGCGTCGTCGAACAGCACCGCGACAACACCCGCGTACTGCGTGATGCCCATGCCAAAGCCCATGGCTGCATGAAGGCCGAAGTCAGCGTAATCACCGACCTAGACAGTGACCTGCAACGCGGCGTGTTCAGTGAGCCGGGAAAAACCTGGCAAGCCTGGATACGCCTGTCCAACGGCAATGCCTACCCACAGTTCGACAGAGCCCGTGATGCACGCGGCATGGCAATCAAACTGCTGGATGTTCCGGGGGACAAGCTCACCCAGAGCCCTCAACACGCCGAAGAACAAGACTTCGTGATGTTCAACCATCCATCCTTTTTTGTGCGCGATGTGGCCGAATACAAAAGCAACTTTGCCGCACAAGCTGCGGGGCAAAAGGTCATGGCATTTTTCCCAAGCTGGGATCCACGCAGCTGGGAAATCCGCCACATGATTATCGCCCTGAAGACCCTGTCCCCTGCCCCCGAAACGCCCGTGGCAACCACCTACAATTCCATCGCCCCGTTCAAGTTAGGCGAGCACAACATCAAGTACCGGGTCATTCCGCAGCCCGAAGCCTGCCCTCACTATCAACTGCCCGAACAGAACCACGACTTACCCAATTTCCTGCGCAATGCGTTGTACCAGCAACTCTCGCTAGACCGCATACCCGCCTGCTTTGCCCTGCAAGTGCAACGGCAGAACCCCGACTACTACATGCCCATCGAAGACCCAAGCGTGGAGTGGAGTGAGGCCATCTCACCGTTCGAAACAGTGGCCACCCTCACCGTACCAGCACAAGACTTCGACAGCCGCGAACAGAATGTGGCCTGTGACAATATGTCCTTCAACCCGTGGCACGCGCTGCCTGAGCATCGCCCGATTGGGGGTATCAACCGTTTGCGCAAGGCGGTATACGAGGCCATCAGCATCTATCGACTGGAGCGCAATCAGCCATAA
- a CDS encoding di-heme-cytochrome C peroxidase encodes MRILRRALYGLVLLLVVGLLVALYFIANPNLPVYRQPDKLHYLDQWSAEERQTYYYTPQGTQVKGLRYEWFSALELPFSSSKFATPDYLARFGFLVDPAQQPTQLNPGNLPVGFARHADAESGEHYLDISCAACHTGELRYKGQAVRIDGGAALHSLASTVPTVRGGSFGQALGMSMAFTYYNPLKFRRFAQQVLGDEYSSHKAQLRRDFKVVLDRLLGTAFNDWHRGLYPTEEGFGRTDAFGRIANSVFGDAIDPSNYRVANAPVSYPQVWDIWKFDWVQWNGSAMQPMARNVGEALGVGATLSLLSTDGHPVAETERYASSVRLRDLYTLEETLKQLKPPAWPEEVFGKVDVPLASRGRALFAENCAYCHAPNPKKPEDSFAPARDPEWRMRIVPTQEVGTDPTTADNIADHRFDISKLGWTQTELGKLDVKLFGASVDAIDMRKISSAKALAYVTAYVENRAYRDAGISERERWRMDGFGLPIGVQELRGYKARPLDGIWATPPFLHNGSVPSLFQLLSPIAERQTQFWVGNFEFNPKQIGYNSEKFTGGFHFDTQVTGNSNRGHEFRAGCREDGVIGRALQPEERWALIEYLKVLGNPAMEQQLQPVAAKTWTPGPSCQN; translated from the coding sequence ATGCGCATTCTCCGCCGGGCCCTGTATGGGCTTGTTTTGTTGCTGGTTGTTGGGCTGCTGGTGGCTCTATATTTCATCGCCAACCCCAACCTGCCGGTCTACCGACAGCCCGACAAGCTGCACTACCTCGATCAGTGGTCGGCAGAAGAACGCCAGACTTACTACTACACCCCCCAAGGTACCCAGGTTAAAGGTCTGCGCTATGAATGGTTCAGCGCTCTGGAGCTACCCTTCAGCAGTAGCAAGTTCGCCACCCCGGATTATCTGGCGCGCTTTGGCTTCCTCGTCGATCCCGCCCAACAGCCCACACAACTGAACCCTGGCAACCTGCCCGTAGGTTTTGCCCGGCATGCCGACGCCGAGAGTGGCGAGCATTACCTGGATATCAGCTGCGCCGCCTGTCACACCGGTGAGCTGCGCTATAAAGGCCAAGCGGTGAGGATTGACGGCGGCGCAGCGCTACATTCACTGGCCTCAACCGTACCCACTGTGCGCGGCGGCAGCTTTGGCCAGGCCCTTGGCATGAGCATGGCTTTCACCTATTACAACCCGCTGAAATTCCGCCGTTTCGCCCAACAGGTGCTCGGCGATGAATACAGTAGCCACAAGGCGCAACTGCGCCGCGATTTCAAAGTGGTGTTAGACCGGTTGCTGGGCACCGCTTTCAATGACTGGCACCGCGGTCTCTATCCAACCGAGGAAGGCTTTGGCCGGACCGATGCATTTGGCCGGATTGCCAACAGCGTATTTGGCGATGCCATCGACCCCAGCAACTACCGCGTCGCCAATGCGCCGGTGAGTTACCCGCAGGTCTGGGATATTTGGAAATTTGACTGGGTACAGTGGAACGGCTCCGCCATGCAACCCATGGCCCGCAACGTTGGCGAAGCCCTGGGGGTTGGCGCGACCCTGAGCCTCTTGAGTACCGATGGTCACCCGGTTGCAGAAACCGAACGTTACGCCTCCAGCGTGCGCCTGCGGGATCTGTACACCCTTGAAGAAACACTCAAACAACTTAAGCCACCAGCGTGGCCTGAAGAGGTGTTCGGCAAGGTCGATGTGCCGTTAGCCAGTCGCGGTCGCGCACTGTTTGCGGAGAACTGCGCTTACTGCCACGCACCTAACCCCAAAAAGCCCGAAGACAGCTTTGCCCCTGCGCGCGACCCTGAGTGGCGCATGCGTATCGTGCCGACCCAAGAGGTGGGTACTGACCCGACCACCGCCGACAATATTGCCGACCATCGTTTCGACATCAGCAAGCTCGGCTGGACCCAAACCGAACTCGGCAAACTGGATGTGAAGCTGTTTGGCGCCAGCGTAGACGCTATCGATATGCGCAAAATCTCCAGCGCCAAGGCCCTGGCATATGTCACCGCCTATGTGGAAAACCGCGCTTACCGTGATGCCGGCATCTCTGAGCGGGAGCGCTGGCGCATGGATGGTTTTGGTTTGCCGATCGGCGTGCAGGAGCTGCGCGGCTACAAAGCACGCCCGCTGGACGGCATTTGGGCCACGCCGCCGTTCCTCCACAACGGTTCGGTGCCCAGCTTGTTCCAACTGCTGTCACCCATCGCAGAGCGACAAACCCAGTTCTGGGTGGGCAACTTCGAGTTCAACCCCAAACAGATTGGCTACAACAGCGAGAAATTCACCGGCGGCTTCCACTTTGATACCCAAGTCACCGGCAACAGCAATCGCGGTCATGAATTCCGCGCTGGCTGCCGTGAAGACGGCGTGATCGGCCGTGCCTTGCAACCGGAAGAACGCTGGGCGCTGATCGAGTACCTCAAGGTTTTGGGCAATCCAGCGATGGAGCAGCAACTACAGCCTGTCGCAGCCAAAACCTGGACACCCGGTCCGTCTTGCCAGAACTGA
- a CDS encoding DUF3429 domain-containing protein yields MHPFDAPQPPKLAVLLGYAGLLPFVSGALGIWVIPEGWRVVVLAALLDYAAVILAFMGAIHWGLAMRAQETSEAARIQLGLSVVPPLLGWLAISSGMPVSLALPLCLLAFGGLYAADLRAVKLGLAPQWYPSLRRPLTIIVCLSLLVAWVSVLLR; encoded by the coding sequence ATGCATCCATTTGACGCGCCACAACCACCGAAATTGGCGGTGCTGTTGGGCTATGCCGGGCTGCTGCCTTTCGTGAGCGGGGCGCTGGGCATTTGGGTGATACCTGAGGGCTGGCGAGTGGTTGTTTTAGCGGCCCTGTTGGATTACGCCGCGGTCATCCTGGCCTTTATGGGGGCCATTCATTGGGGCCTGGCTATGCGGGCGCAGGAGACGAGTGAAGCGGCGAGAATACAGCTTGGACTATCGGTCGTACCGCCCTTGTTAGGTTGGCTGGCAATCAGCAGTGGTATGCCGGTCAGCTTGGCTTTACCTTTGTGTTTGCTGGCGTTTGGCGGTTTGTACGCCGCCGATTTGCGGGCGGTGAAACTGGGCCTGGCGCCACAGTGGTATCCCAGCCTACGCCGGCCGCTGACGATTATCGTCTGCCTGAGCCTGCTAGTGGCCTGGGTTAGCGTGCTGCTGCGTTGA
- a CDS encoding AAA family ATPase has protein sequence MKVLVLTGPESSGKSWLAGHIQANFGGVLVGEYVRYFIEREQRDTCFADISAIATGQLAWEDQARATQPELLILDTHLLSNMLWSQELFGDCPAWIEQALLERDYHLHLLLDPIDVPWVDDGQRCQPQLAQRMAFYQQCERWLRRHQQPLQCIQGDWAQRREQTLATVAHWLNSTQQHANPGH, from the coding sequence ATGAAGGTGCTGGTGCTCACCGGGCCGGAATCCAGCGGCAAAAGCTGGCTGGCCGGGCATATCCAGGCGAACTTTGGTGGGGTGCTGGTTGGCGAGTACGTGCGCTACTTTATCGAGCGTGAGCAGCGCGACACCTGCTTTGCCGATATCAGTGCCATCGCCACAGGGCAATTGGCCTGGGAAGATCAGGCCAGGGCGACGCAGCCTGAGCTGCTGATCCTCGACACTCATTTACTGAGCAATATGCTCTGGAGTCAGGAGCTGTTTGGCGACTGCCCCGCCTGGATCGAGCAGGCCCTGCTCGAACGTGACTATCACCTGCATCTGTTGCTCGACCCAATCGATGTGCCTTGGGTCGACGATGGCCAGCGCTGCCAACCGCAATTGGCTCAGCGGATGGCGTTCTACCAGCAGTGCGAGCGCTGGCTACGACGCCATCAACAACCGTTGCAGTGTATTCAGGGCGACTGGGCGCAGCGTCGTGAGCAGACGCTGGCGACAGTGGCGCACTGGCTCAACTCAACGCAGCAGCACGCTAACCCAGGCCACTAG
- the pnuC gene encoding nicotinamide riboside transporter PnuC — MSPLEIIASALGIGAVWLTIRQNRWCWPLGLLMVLMYTWIFYDGKLYSNMLLQGVYAVLQGYGWWQWTRGGISHNGVQVSRLSPPGIVISLAIGAVGALVLGYLMATFTDAAAPWQDAALSAFSLVAQVWMAQKRVECWPLWLILDLLFVALFVQQELYPTAALYGVFTLLAINGWLTWRRDRALTNA, encoded by the coding sequence ATGTCGCCTCTGGAAATCATCGCTTCAGCTCTGGGCATAGGCGCTGTCTGGCTGACCATACGGCAGAACCGCTGGTGCTGGCCGCTCGGCTTGCTGATGGTGCTGATGTACACCTGGATCTTCTACGACGGCAAGCTGTACTCGAACATGCTGCTGCAAGGCGTGTATGCCGTGCTGCAAGGTTACGGCTGGTGGCAATGGACACGCGGCGGCATTAGTCATAACGGGGTACAAGTCAGCAGGCTTAGCCCACCAGGCATAGTGATCAGCCTTGCAATAGGTGCAGTCGGTGCACTTGTGCTCGGTTACCTGATGGCTACGTTCACCGATGCGGCCGCGCCTTGGCAGGATGCGGCGTTGAGTGCATTCAGTTTGGTCGCCCAGGTCTGGATGGCGCAAAAGCGCGTTGAATGCTGGCCTCTGTGGCTTATTCTGGACCTGTTGTTTGTTGCACTATTTGTGCAGCAAGAGCTGTACCCGACAGCAGCCTTGTACGGGGTCTTTACCCTGTTAGCCATCAATGGTTGGTTAACCTGGCGACGTGATCGCGCGCTGACCAACGCATGA
- a CDS encoding ABC transporter substrate-binding protein, with amino-acid sequence MFRSFLTVIGTLCVLAFAHVAHAVVEDPRAVRKAPASVVFLNPGFSDEPFWVGYSDFMQAAADDLGMQLQVIYGERNPPQLLEKARSVLARDKQPDYLIFVNEMYTAPELLRLFADSPIKLFSLHSTLTPEQQQMVGGSRGYYRNWIGSLIPNDEQAGYWMAKALIAKLKGKPGSLLAFAGVRHTPSSSLRESGLHRALLEHPEIKLQQTLQGEWKRQRAYEQAQLMLPRYPDVQLVWSANDEMAFGVMQAAQELGKKPGRDIYLSALNNSDEVLQARIDGKISVLVGGHFTLGGWAMVMLHDYHAGLDFAARGGKDRVDQLFSLLDARQAAYLQQRLKVPGYGLNFRQFSALYRPQIKNYGFSIQPLLP; translated from the coding sequence GTGTTCAGGTCATTTCTAACTGTTATTGGCACCCTGTGCGTATTGGCTTTTGCCCACGTTGCTCATGCGGTTGTTGAAGACCCGCGCGCCGTGCGCAAGGCACCGGCGTCGGTGGTGTTTCTCAACCCGGGCTTTTCCGACGAGCCGTTTTGGGTTGGCTATAGCGACTTTATGCAGGCGGCGGCCGATGACTTGGGCATGCAGTTGCAGGTTATCTATGGCGAGCGCAACCCGCCGCAGTTGCTGGAGAAAGCCCGCAGCGTATTAGCCCGCGACAAGCAGCCGGACTACCTGATATTTGTCAACGAAATGTATACCGCGCCGGAGCTGCTCCGCCTGTTTGCCGATAGTCCAATCAAACTGTTCTCCCTGCACAGCACTCTGACGCCTGAGCAGCAACAGATGGTCGGCGGTTCCCGTGGGTACTACCGCAACTGGATCGGTAGCCTGATCCCTAATGATGAACAAGCCGGTTACTGGATGGCCAAAGCCTTGATTGCCAAGCTGAAGGGCAAGCCCGGCAGCCTGCTGGCTTTTGCTGGGGTGCGCCATACACCGTCCTCCAGCCTGCGCGAAAGCGGCCTGCACCGCGCCTTGCTCGAACACCCGGAAATTAAGCTGCAGCAGACGTTGCAGGGTGAGTGGAAACGCCAGCGTGCATATGAACAAGCGCAGTTAATGCTGCCGCGTTATCCAGACGTCCAGTTGGTGTGGTCAGCCAATGATGAAATGGCGTTTGGAGTGATGCAGGCTGCGCAGGAGCTGGGCAAGAAACCGGGTAGGGATATATACCTGTCGGCCTTGAACAACTCGGACGAGGTGCTGCAAGCGCGTATCGACGGCAAAATTTCCGTGTTGGTTGGCGGCCATTTCACCTTGGGCGGCTGGGCCATGGTGATGTTGCACGACTACCATGCCGGGCTGGACTTTGCCGCGCGCGGCGGCAAGGACCGGGTCGATCAGCTGTTCAGCCTGTTGGATGCGAGGCAGGCCGCGTACTTGCAGCAACGCCTCAAGGTGCCAGGCTACGGCCTGAATTTTCGTCAGTTCAGCGCGCTATACCGGCCGCAAATCAAGAACTACGGGTTTTCCATCCAACCCTTGTTGCCGTGA
- a CDS encoding DUF2970 domain-containing protein, which yields MSDEENKPLTLWEMLQSVLSAALGVQSGKNRSRDFSRGKPSHFIILGVLFTAVFVVVIFSVVKLVLHLAGV from the coding sequence ATGAGCGACGAGGAAAACAAACCACTAACGCTTTGGGAAATGTTGCAGAGCGTACTGAGCGCAGCGCTCGGCGTGCAGAGCGGAAAGAACCGTAGTCGTGATTTCTCACGGGGTAAACCGAGCCACTTCATCATTCTCGGCGTGTTGTTCACGGCCGTGTTTGTAGTGGTGATTTTCAGCGTGGTCAAACTGGTGTTGCATCTGGCAGGCGTTTGA
- a CDS encoding DUF2589 domain-containing protein, which translates to MALFSSKKEPMSASDLSHITRGLHQAAAATHNLVAQQYIKLFDQFFDYDPDDLGTPMKAKMVEVGLDEHHSMNIPLIALVAPRGLGLESMKVDLSVKMHGTELEKASHALENGELQSERFFVTFGSEKRQGQERDPDEITISMEFKACEPPEAVHRLIEEYTNLISPIRMATPTPAVIEGEPTPPQPASS; encoded by the coding sequence ATGGCACTGTTTTCCAGCAAGAAAGAACCGATGAGCGCCAGTGACTTGAGCCACATCACCCGTGGCCTGCATCAGGCGGCGGCGGCGACTCACAACCTGGTCGCCCAGCAGTACATCAAGTTGTTTGACCAATTCTTCGACTATGACCCGGACGACCTCGGCACCCCCATGAAGGCGAAGATGGTGGAAGTTGGCCTGGATGAGCATCACAGCATGAATATCCCGCTGATCGCCTTGGTCGCACCCCGTGGCCTGGGTCTGGAAAGCATGAAGGTCGACCTCTCCGTCAAGATGCACGGTACCGAGCTCGAGAAAGCCAGTCATGCATTGGAAAATGGCGAACTGCAAAGCGAGCGGTTCTTTGTCACCTTCGGCAGCGAGAAGCGTCAAGGACAAGAACGTGACCCGGATGAAATCACCATCAGTATGGAGTTCAAGGCCTGCGAGCCGCCTGAGGCCGTGCATAGACTGATCGAGGAGTACACCAACCTGATCAGCCCGATTCGAATGGCCACCCCCACGCCAGCCGTGATTGAAGGCGAACCAACACCCCCTCAACCTGCCAGCTCCTGA